Part of the Candidatus Cloacimonadota bacterium genome, TAGATTACGGAGCCGGAGCATTCTTCCCAAAAAAGATCGGAGATTTTATCCAAAAAGACGAAGAACTCGGAACTATCTTTTGCGATGATCAGCAAACCGGAAAAGTAGCTGCTACTAAAATAAGAGACAGTTTTACGATTTCGGAAACTGAAATAAAAAAACCTGATTTGATCTTGAAAGTAATTCATTAATAAAGCAATCCAAAATTCTTGACATAAACCTTAACTTAAAATTTATTAACACACTAAAAATAAAAAGTGTATTATATTATTTAATATAGAATTAAATAATAAGAGGAGATAAAATGGCTGTTCCAAAAAGAAAAACTTCAAAATCAAGAAGGGATAAAAGAAGAACACATTATAAGGCAGAAATGCCAACAATTTCAACCTGTTCGAATTGCGGAGAACCGGTCCAACCACATAATATTTGTAAGAAATGCGGATTTTATAACGGTAAAAAAATAATCTCGATAGAAGAATAAATCAGCGAAAATTCATGAGAATTGCTATCGACGCTTTTGGCAGTGATAACGCTCCTTTACCTGAAGTAGAAGGAGCAGTTCATGCGATAAAAGACGATCTTTGTGATAAAATTATCCTCGTTGGAAAAGAAGAGGTTTTAAAAAAATCGTTAGAAAAATTCTTTTATGACAAAAACCGAATTGAAATTGTACATGCGGATGAAATTATCTCGATGGATGATTCTCCCTCGAGCATTGTCAAGAAAAAGAAGAATTCCTCACTAGTTAAAACAATTCAACTGCATAAAGATGGTTTTGTAGATGGAATTGTTAGTGCCGGAAATACGGGAGCGGTTATGGCTGCTTCTCTATTTATTTACGGTCGGATAAAAAATGTTCTGCGACCGGCAATTGCTCTGACTTTCCCAACAATACACAAACCTGAAATCGTGCTCGATATCGGAGCAAATGTCGATTGTTCTCCCGAACATTTAGTGCAATTCGCCAAACTCGGAAGCCTTTATTCCCGCTTTTTCTTTCAGAACAAAAATCCGGAAGTCGCTCTTCTAAATATTGGAGAAGAAAGCGTTAAAGGAAACGAACTTGTCAAAAAAACATACCAAAAATTGAGTGAATATGAAGATATAAACTTTATTGGAAATATCGAAGGAAAAGATCTGCTGAAAGGTATTGTCGATGTGGTTGTTTGCGATGGTTTTGTGGGAAATGTGATGCTTAAAACTGTCGAAGGTGTTGCCATTGCTATCTTTGGTATGATGAAAGAACAAATGAAAATAGACTGGATCGCCAAAATAGGGGCTTTG contains:
- a CDS encoding 50S ribosomal protein L32, with protein sequence MAVPKRKTSKSRRDKRRTHYKAEMPTISTCSNCGEPVQPHNICKKCGFYNGKKIISIEE
- the plsX gene encoding phosphate acyltransferase PlsX; the protein is MRIAIDAFGSDNAPLPEVEGAVHAIKDDLCDKIILVGKEEVLKKSLEKFFYDKNRIEIVHADEIISMDDSPSSIVKKKKNSSLVKTIQLHKDGFVDGIVSAGNTGAVMAASLFIYGRIKNVLRPAIALTFPTIHKPEIVLDIGANVDCSPEHLVQFAKLGSLYSRFFFQNKNPEVALLNIGEESVKGNELVKKTYQKLSEYEDINFIGNIEGKDLLKGIVDVVVCDGFVGNVMLKTVEGVAIAIFGMMKEQMKIDWIAKIGALLSFPVYQYLKKKLDHTEYGGALLVGLNGISVISHGRANAIAIKNAVKFAVKIAKSGFIEHAQEYYERL